Proteins from a genomic interval of Streptomyces fodineus:
- a CDS encoding Ku protein: MRSIWNGAISFGLVSIPIKLVNATESHSISFRQIHTEDGGRIRYRKFCELEEREVSGTEIGKGYEDADGTIIPISDEDLSHLPIPTARTIEIVAFVPADRIDPLQMDAAYYLAASGTPAAKPYTLLREALKRSNKVAIAKYALRGRERLGMLRVVGDAIAMHGLLWPDEVRAPEGVAPDASVTIRDKELDLADALMDTLGEVDLEDLHDEYREALEEVIAAKAAGEAPPEAPAPAAGGKVLDLMAALENSVRAARESREATAGGEAEVRPLPPRAAPKAAGGKKSTSTAKKAAATAAKKAAPARKSTSKAAQGAGAGAGAGAKKTAGSKAAGKKAAASKSTAKKTASRRRTA; this comes from the coding sequence GTGCGATCCATATGGAACGGCGCGATCTCCTTCGGGCTCGTCAGCATTCCGATCAAGCTGGTGAACGCCACCGAGAGCCATTCGATCTCCTTCCGCCAGATCCACACCGAGGACGGCGGCCGCATCCGCTACCGCAAGTTCTGCGAGCTGGAGGAGCGCGAGGTCAGCGGCACGGAGATCGGCAAGGGGTACGAGGACGCGGACGGCACGATCATCCCGATCAGCGACGAGGACCTCTCCCACCTGCCGATCCCGACCGCCCGCACGATCGAGATCGTGGCCTTCGTGCCGGCCGACCGGATCGACCCGCTCCAGATGGACGCGGCGTACTACCTGGCAGCCTCCGGCACGCCGGCCGCGAAGCCGTACACGCTGTTGCGCGAGGCCCTGAAGCGCAGCAACAAGGTGGCCATCGCGAAGTACGCCCTGCGCGGCCGCGAACGCCTCGGCATGCTCCGGGTGGTCGGCGACGCCATCGCCATGCACGGCCTGCTGTGGCCGGACGAGGTCCGCGCCCCCGAGGGTGTGGCCCCCGACGCCTCCGTCACCATCCGCGACAAGGAACTCGACCTCGCGGACGCCCTGATGGACACCCTCGGCGAGGTCGACCTGGAGGATCTGCACGACGAGTACCGAGAGGCGCTGGAGGAGGTCATCGCCGCGAAGGCCGCCGGCGAGGCACCCCCTGAGGCACCCGCGCCGGCGGCCGGGGGCAAGGTCCTGGACCTGATGGCGGCCCTGGAGAACAGCGTGCGAGCGGCACGGGAGTCCCGCGAGGCGACGGCCGGCGGCGAGGCCGAGGTCAGACCCTTGCCGCCGAGGGCTGCGCCCAAGGCGGCCGGGGGCAAGAAGTCGACGTCCACGGCGAAGAAGGCGGCCGCCACGGCCGCGAAGAAGGCGGCACCGGCCCGGAAGTCGACGTCCAAGGCGGCTCAGGGGGCCGGGGCCGGGGCGGGAGCCGGAGCGAAGAAGACGGCGGGTTCCAAGGCGGCGGGCAAGAAGGCGGCGGCTTCGAAGAGTACGGCGAAGAAGACGGCGTCGCGGAGGCGGACGGCTTGA
- a CDS encoding SMI1/KNR4 family protein: protein MDWEGLASSMQLELPADYCEFVESYGGGEIDEYLSISTPPVPGSPYGDLLDRADPVLSDRDSQELGVLLSRRDLPPLLPFAASASGDVAFWLRKGTLDSWRVATFRRQTQHGANLWTIFDGGMAQFCLAALTGAVDPFSERILGPGPHLFVNWREM, encoded by the coding sequence GTGGACTGGGAAGGACTCGCCAGCTCGATGCAGCTCGAACTCCCAGCGGACTACTGCGAGTTCGTTGAGTCGTACGGCGGGGGAGAGATCGACGAGTACCTGTCCATTAGTACGCCGCCCGTCCCAGGATCGCCCTACGGGGACCTCCTCGACAGAGCCGATCCCGTACTTTCGGACCGGGACAGCCAGGAACTGGGCGTTCTCCTTTCAAGACGAGACTTGCCGCCCCTCTTGCCCTTCGCGGCCTCGGCCAGCGGCGATGTCGCCTTCTGGCTGCGGAAGGGCACACTCGACAGTTGGAGGGTGGCCACTTTTCGGAGGCAGACGCAGCACGGGGCGAACCTCTGGACGATCTTCGACGGTGGCATGGCACAGTTCTGCCTGGCCGCCCTCACCGGCGCAGTGGATCCGTTCAGCGAACGGATCCTGGGACCAGGCCCGCACCTGTTCGTGAACTGGCGCGAGATGTAA
- the ligD gene encoding non-homologous end-joining DNA ligase, whose product MTPITEVEGRRVALSNLEKVLYPETGFTKAELVHYYATSAEVLLPHLRDRAVSFLRYPDGPEGQLFFTKNVPPGTPEWVTTAEVPRSSADSPARMVVVQDLASLVWAANLVTEFHTHQWLVQTPDQADRLVFDLDPGAPATIVHCCEVALWLRERLAADGIEAYPKTAGSKGLHLLASVQGSSSERTSEYAKALAVEAERAMPRLVVHRMTKSLRPGKVFVDWSQNAARKTTATPYTLRARSAPLVSAPVSWEEVADCRDPGRLEFQAGDIAPRLQDLGDLMAGLLDPQAATPLPDPHPRAL is encoded by the coding sequence ATGACGCCTATCACAGAGGTGGAGGGGCGGCGGGTCGCCCTCAGCAACCTGGAGAAGGTGCTGTATCCGGAGACCGGCTTCACCAAGGCGGAGCTGGTGCACTACTACGCGACCAGCGCCGAGGTACTGCTGCCGCATCTGCGCGACCGGGCCGTGTCCTTCCTGCGCTATCCGGACGGGCCCGAGGGACAGCTGTTCTTCACGAAGAACGTTCCGCCCGGTACACCCGAGTGGGTCACCACCGCCGAGGTGCCGCGGTCGTCGGCCGACAGTCCGGCCCGGATGGTGGTGGTGCAGGATCTGGCGAGCCTGGTCTGGGCGGCGAATCTCGTCACCGAGTTCCACACCCACCAGTGGCTGGTGCAGACCCCGGACCAGGCCGACCGGCTGGTCTTCGATCTCGACCCGGGCGCGCCCGCGACCATCGTGCACTGCTGCGAGGTGGCCCTGTGGCTGCGCGAGCGGCTCGCGGCGGACGGTATCGAGGCGTACCCGAAGACGGCCGGCTCGAAGGGGCTGCACCTGCTGGCCTCGGTCCAGGGCTCGTCATCCGAACGGACGAGCGAGTACGCGAAGGCGCTCGCCGTGGAGGCCGAGCGGGCGATGCCGCGGCTGGTGGTGCACCGGATGACGAAGAGCCTCCGACCGGGCAAGGTGTTCGTCGACTGGAGCCAGAACGCGGCCCGCAAGACCACGGCCACGCCCTACACGCTGCGCGCCCGCAGCGCCCCGCTCGTCTCCGCGCCGGTGAGCTGGGAGGAGGTCGCGGACTGCCGCGACCCTGGCCGACTGGAGTTCCAGGCGGGCGACATCGCTCCGCGGCTGCAGGACCTCGGGGATCTCATGGCCGGACTGCTGGACCCGCAAGCGGCCACACCGCTCCCTGACCCACACCCCCGTGCCCTCTGA
- a CDS encoding LppU/SCO3897 family protein, producing MPPIPPQGGLNASYTPAQIRRNRLIFLGLVLVIAGLVAFCAMGPYDTKDQSATLKAGDCFQNIGTAKEAKTKKLDCTDPHADYKVLKMDKDGVVDTFSCSDVPGTTGSLTQSGPGNFVVCFKKNDQKGKK from the coding sequence GTGCCCCCAATACCGCCCCAGGGCGGCCTGAACGCCTCGTACACCCCGGCGCAGATACGACGCAACCGCCTGATCTTCCTCGGTCTGGTCCTTGTCATCGCGGGCCTGGTGGCGTTCTGCGCCATGGGCCCGTACGACACGAAGGACCAGTCCGCGACGCTCAAGGCCGGCGACTGCTTCCAGAACATCGGGACGGCAAAGGAGGCGAAGACCAAGAAGCTCGACTGCACCGACCCGCACGCCGACTACAAGGTCCTGAAGATGGACAAGGACGGAGTCGTCGACACCTTCTCGTGCTCCGACGTCCCCGGCACGACCGGCTCACTCACCCAGTCAGGCCCTGGCAACTTCGTCGTCTGCTTCAAGAAGAACGACCAGAAGGGCAAGAAATAG